In Paenibacillus hexagrammi, the following are encoded in one genomic region:
- a CDS encoding sensor histidine kinase: protein MSLKVKITVWVTAGLTLILLLSFIFVYVMFIRVTTNGEIELLKEKSHTLLLRDLPGHPEYWNGPGHLDEFLIPQEMIRYITADGKVQHQIFSDEKLMQYEPVYTNHETVATRHTQDGIFIFVETPVYDNGHQVATLEIGRSLRKLGEYSNTLISILTLTLAGAVILALSSGYLYIKVIFHPLHQLISTMQNIEESGAFRRIELKRKPRRKDHPDELTLLGSTFNRMMDRLEETFHKQEQFLADASHELRTPLTVIESYASLLKRWALKDADLREEALDAIQSETAQLKRLTQNLLSLMETEKESCKHGEPFDLVALVQVTCSSMRVTSGREIELQTAAEEFQMTGDPYKIKQLLIILLDNALKYSSKSVTVELSQASADTLRLQVTDQGIGIAEEDLPHLFDRFYRTDKARSRKLGGVGLGLAIAANIVKSHEGTISFDSRLGEGTSVTVSLPRTCQ, encoded by the coding sequence ATGAGCCTAAAAGTAAAAATAACGGTCTGGGTGACCGCAGGCCTTACACTCATCTTACTGCTTAGCTTCATCTTCGTTTATGTTATGTTCATCCGTGTCACCACCAATGGTGAAATCGAATTGCTGAAGGAAAAGTCCCATACCCTCCTGCTGCGCGATCTGCCCGGACATCCGGAATATTGGAACGGTCCCGGGCATTTGGACGAATTTCTGATTCCCCAGGAAATGATTCGTTACATCACAGCAGACGGAAAGGTGCAGCATCAAATTTTCTCCGATGAAAAATTGATGCAATACGAGCCCGTATACACCAACCATGAAACGGTGGCTACCCGTCACACACAGGACGGCATTTTTATCTTTGTAGAGACGCCTGTGTATGATAATGGGCATCAGGTTGCCACACTGGAGATCGGACGCAGTCTTAGAAAGCTCGGCGAATACTCCAACACGCTGATATCCATATTAACCCTTACCTTGGCGGGAGCGGTGATCCTTGCCCTAAGCAGCGGTTATTTGTACATCAAAGTGATCTTTCACCCGCTTCACCAGCTAATCTCTACGATGCAAAATATCGAAGAGAGCGGCGCCTTCCGCCGTATTGAATTGAAGAGAAAGCCCCGCCGAAAAGATCATCCTGATGAGCTGACTCTGCTTGGCTCCACGTTCAACCGCATGATGGACCGGTTAGAAGAAACCTTTCATAAGCAAGAGCAGTTCCTAGCCGACGCCTCCCATGAGCTGCGGACGCCCTTGACGGTGATCGAAAGCTACGCAAGCCTGCTCAAACGCTGGGCCCTTAAAGACGCCGACCTGCGCGAGGAGGCACTAGACGCCATTCAGTCGGAAACTGCTCAATTAAAGCGGCTTACCCAAAACCTGCTGTCTCTTATGGAAACAGAAAAGGAAAGCTGCAAGCACGGCGAGCCCTTCGACCTTGTCGCCTTGGTTCAAGTCACCTGCTCGTCCATGAGAGTAACATCCGGTCGTGAGATCGAACTGCAAACAGCAGCTGAAGAGTTTCAAATGACGGGAGATCCTTATAAAATCAAGCAGCTTCTGATCATTTTGCTGGACAACGCCTTGAAATACAGCTCCAAGTCCGTGACTGTAGAACTGAGCCAAGCCTCTGCGGATACCTTGAGATTACAGGTGACAGACCAAGGTATCGGAATTGCTGAGGAGGATCTCCCTCACTTGTTCGACCGGTTCTACCGCACTGACAAAGCGCGGAGCCGCAAGCTTGGCGGTGTAGGGCTGGGGCTTGCCATCGCTGCAAACATCGTCAAGTCCCATGAGGGCACCATATCCTTTGACAGCCGCTTGGGAGAGGGCACGTCGGTTACGGTGAGTCTGCCAAGGACCTGTCAATAA
- a CDS encoding C40 family peptidase, with amino-acid sequence MKNQQKWYKKLVIAALSVTIGLSAGMASAPHAAEAAVSSTSRANQVISIGKQYLGRPYQFGSKAGQTSTFDCSSFTQYVFKRIGVNLPRSSKQQAHAGYFVPRSQLRAGDLVFFSVPGRPGVINHAAIYIGNGNLLHTYGAGGVRITKLSSGTWSSRYMTARRVL; translated from the coding sequence ATGAAAAACCAACAGAAGTGGTACAAGAAGCTAGTCATCGCGGCATTAAGCGTGACGATCGGACTATCTGCGGGAATGGCAAGCGCCCCTCATGCAGCCGAGGCGGCGGTGTCGTCCACATCACGTGCGAATCAAGTCATCTCGATCGGAAAGCAGTACCTGGGCAGACCTTATCAGTTCGGCTCCAAGGCCGGGCAGACAAGCACCTTTGACTGCTCTTCGTTTACTCAATATGTATTTAAACGCATCGGCGTCAATCTGCCGAGAAGCTCGAAGCAGCAGGCTCACGCAGGCTATTTCGTTCCTCGAAGCCAGCTGCGCGCGGGAGATCTTGTCTTCTTCTCCGTACCTGGAAGACCAGGTGTCATTAACCATGCAGCCATCTATATCGGGAACGGAAACCTGCTGCATACGTACGGCGCAGGCGGTGTGCGGATCACGAAGCTCAGCAGCGGCACTTGGTCATCCCGCTATATGACAGCCCGACGCGTATTATAA
- a CDS encoding alpha-crystallin domain-containing protein, translating to MSGYNRQPWLKWDQIEKFLGQKLPFGEKGQTFLDNMTWVEGYVQDVLKKAADGFQNANIAGGKAAGTETFETHDHIIVHVKLPKEEDPRAMQVFVKSNQIKLTGFVNGKNQIIKLPSLVLPRTARVRYKTRTLQIQIRKRGLKEQYQEAYIRF from the coding sequence TTGAGCGGTTATAATCGCCAGCCGTGGTTGAAATGGGATCAAATTGAAAAGTTCCTGGGTCAAAAGTTGCCTTTCGGTGAAAAAGGGCAGACCTTTCTAGATAATATGACGTGGGTTGAAGGATATGTACAGGACGTGCTGAAAAAAGCTGCAGATGGCTTTCAAAACGCCAATATCGCAGGCGGGAAAGCAGCAGGCACGGAGACCTTCGAGACGCACGATCACATTATTGTTCATGTGAAGCTGCCCAAGGAAGAAGATCCGAGAGCTATGCAGGTGTTTGTTAAGTCCAATCAGATTAAGTTAACCGGATTCGTGAATGGAAAAAACCAAATTATCAAGCTGCCTTCGCTCGTGCTGCCTAGAACGGCGCGGGTACGCTACAAGACGCGTACCTTGCAAATTCAGATTCGCAAGCGCGGGCTGAAGGAGCAGTATCAGGAAGCGTATATTCGGTTCTAA
- a CDS encoding spore germination protein — MPSIVGSVSILSVGPSSVVHFGDSVIISPVSSSKTFAGAGSFNTGDFPRIYNAYSTTITNDSDLIDANASGVVI, encoded by the coding sequence ATGCCATCGATCGTAGGCAGTGTGAGTATTTTGAGTGTAGGTCCAAGCTCCGTCGTTCATTTTGGCGATTCCGTCATCATATCGCCGGTCAGTTCATCCAAAACCTTTGCAGGAGCCGGATCTTTTAATACCGGTGATTTTCCTCGTATCTATAATGCTTACAGCACAACCATAACCAATGATTCCGATCTGATCGATGCCAATGCAAGCGGGGTGGTCATCTAG
- a CDS encoding spore germination protein GerPB: protein MNWIIHQTIMIQNLRVDSVANSSVLQIGSAGSIRSLSNLYNTGGFIEPAPQVGTSGTNPVSLVPLPPPT, encoded by the coding sequence ATGAACTGGATCATCCATCAAACCATCATGATTCAGAATTTACGGGTCGATTCGGTAGCCAACTCCTCCGTGCTGCAAATCGGGAGCGCCGGGTCGATCCGGTCCTTATCCAACTTGTATAACACCGGCGGCTTTATCGAGCCCGCTCCCCAGGTCGGCACCAGTGGCACAAATCCGGTTTCGTTAGTTCCCCTTCCTCCGCCGACCTGA
- the gerPC gene encoding spore germination protein GerPC: protein MHTPMTWQQWTQQLCAYVEAQKQRIDALEQTLQKLQTEVEQMKTAKDQKQIHIDRIEYKFDQLKVERLEGTLTIGVHPGVTDHVDDFTVNGKPVGEGQEISAAPPSPPGVSGKDNGAMQQQVTSGIDQYLEQDVFDDMRQLEEKYRYHLDDGYREMILDDIRRQLDHRIGHYVHQFRSAGFQEPIEAVQTSILDKTKKDILSAIEAYISNLPRKEE from the coding sequence ATGCATACTCCGATGACTTGGCAGCAGTGGACACAGCAGCTGTGCGCATATGTCGAAGCTCAGAAACAGCGAATCGATGCCTTGGAGCAGACGCTGCAGAAGCTGCAGACGGAAGTTGAGCAAATGAAAACCGCCAAGGATCAAAAGCAAATACATATCGACCGCATTGAATACAAATTCGATCAATTGAAAGTAGAACGACTGGAAGGGACGCTGACCATCGGCGTACATCCGGGCGTCACAGACCATGTCGACGATTTCACGGTTAACGGCAAGCCTGTCGGTGAAGGACAGGAGATCAGTGCTGCTCCTCCTTCCCCTCCTGGAGTTTCCGGTAAAGATAACGGGGCCATGCAGCAGCAGGTGACCAGCGGAATTGATCAATATTTGGAACAGGACGTCTTTGATGACATGAGGCAATTGGAAGAGAAGTACCGCTATCATCTGGATGACGGATACAGGGAAATGATTCTGGATGACATCCGCAGACAGCTTGATCATCGGATTGGGCATTATGTACATCAATTTCGAAGCGCCGGCTTTCAGGAGCCTATCGAAGCGGTCCAAACGAGTATTCTGGACAAAACCAAGAAGGACATCTTGAGCGCGATTGAAGCTTATATCTCAAATCTGCCGCGAAAGGAAGAGTGA
- a CDS encoding spore gernimation protein GerPD, with protein sequence MIFQVENKELCVGNVRIVGVASSSMFLIGDTVNITLSSMFDTPPESVIISPFVPLAGEQ encoded by the coding sequence GTGATCTTTCAAGTAGAGAATAAAGAACTGTGTGTGGGGAATGTACGCATTGTCGGGGTAGCGAGCTCCTCGATGTTTTTAATCGGAGATACGGTTAACATTACGTTGTCCTCTATGTTTGATACACCGCCGGAATCTGTCATCATCAGTCCGTTTGTACCTTTGGCAGGAGAACAGTAA
- a CDS encoding spore germination protein GerPE, giving the protein MPRLSFVGWIAINDLSSSSTLHIGDNVTTTLKTRVFAVQREVPIYYGNEGNFESSVFNRPFPQPQPGEPVEMIVNNWGSCIKVNAIRVLGISSSAVLQVGSNTNIEAEARVKNIRQFVKPKPGPQQKTTFVKLGTDIGLGEWQNVTEAQG; this is encoded by the coding sequence ATGCCTAGGCTATCCTTTGTCGGATGGATTGCCATCAATGACTTATCCTCCAGCAGCACGCTTCATATCGGGGATAATGTTACAACGACGCTCAAAACAAGAGTTTTCGCGGTACAGCGGGAGGTGCCCATCTATTACGGCAATGAGGGGAACTTCGAGTCATCTGTCTTCAACAGACCGTTCCCCCAGCCACAGCCGGGGGAACCTGTCGAAATGATCGTGAATAACTGGGGATCCTGCATCAAGGTCAACGCAATCCGCGTCCTTGGTATTTCCTCATCCGCTGTGCTTCAAGTTGGAAGCAATACGAACATCGAAGCGGAAGCGAGAGTGAAGAATATCCGCCAATTCGTGAAGCCAAAGCCAGGGCCGCAGCAGAAGACCACCTTCGTTAAGCTGGGCACGGATATTGGCCTTGGCGAGTGGCAGAATGTTACCGAAGCGCAGGGCTAA
- a CDS encoding S-layer homology domain-containing protein — MEKPRKRAKTALIVTLALAVGMIGAGKEKSVYAEAASAQGKFNMSYMYFGSPSSYVSQVDKSGQTLNVVSPSYFHLNEDGTLQISDIDKSFITEMHNRGIKVVPFLSNDFDRAIGQKGIDQRNALVKQIVAAVKANNLDGIDVDIENVSETYRDAFTDLVRQLHNQLPASAEVSVAVAANPSGTTKGWVAAFDYKALADVSDYLMLMAYDESYPGDPTPGPVASLPFVEKSIQYALKQIPSSKLVLGVPFYGRYWNQDAASNGAGLSNLTIEKLIQTYKGTVAFDTASQSPKVTFTIHDSDPSTTVNGKKLPSGSYTVWYENEQSLKAKLELVKKYNLKGTGSWSLNQETASTWNYYALWADGFYFTDMQTHWAQADVLAAANRGWMLGTATDTFAPDAALTRAEAAVILVRALGLKSDASTASAAASFKDVPVTHWARQEIAIAKQSGLIQGISDSRFAPDQPITREEMAALLSRVVKTTSPGATSSSAKTSFSDVPASSWSYDAITAMSRMGVVEGFPSGTFRPKASLTRAEMAALLGRVAPLLGK; from the coding sequence ATGGAGAAGCCGAGGAAACGTGCGAAAACTGCCCTCATCGTTACGCTAGCGTTGGCAGTAGGGATGATCGGAGCAGGGAAGGAAAAGTCTGTATATGCGGAAGCAGCTTCAGCGCAAGGGAAGTTTAACATGTCCTACATGTACTTCGGCAGCCCGTCGTCTTATGTATCCCAAGTAGATAAGAGTGGACAGACACTGAACGTCGTATCCCCCAGTTATTTTCATCTTAACGAGGACGGAACACTTCAGATTTCTGATATCGATAAAAGCTTTATTACCGAAATGCATAACAGGGGCATTAAAGTCGTCCCTTTTTTAAGCAATGATTTTGACCGAGCTATAGGGCAAAAAGGGATTGATCAGCGGAACGCGCTGGTGAAGCAGATTGTCGCTGCTGTAAAAGCTAATAATCTGGACGGCATTGACGTGGATATTGAAAATGTGAGTGAAACGTACCGTGATGCTTTCACGGACCTGGTTCGGCAGCTGCATAATCAGCTGCCTGCCTCTGCGGAGGTTTCGGTAGCGGTAGCTGCTAATCCATCGGGGACTACCAAAGGATGGGTGGCCGCATTCGATTACAAGGCATTGGCTGATGTGAGCGACTACCTGATGCTGATGGCTTACGATGAAAGCTACCCGGGCGACCCTACACCGGGGCCTGTCGCTAGCTTGCCCTTTGTGGAAAAATCCATTCAGTATGCACTGAAGCAGATCCCGTCCAGCAAGCTGGTACTGGGTGTGCCGTTCTATGGACGTTACTGGAATCAGGACGCAGCATCAAACGGAGCGGGCTTGTCCAATTTAACCATTGAGAAGCTGATTCAGACTTACAAAGGTACCGTAGCCTTCGATACAGCTAGCCAGTCGCCCAAAGTAACGTTCACGATTCACGATTCGGACCCGTCTACGACGGTGAACGGCAAAAAGCTGCCATCCGGCAGCTACACGGTTTGGTATGAGAATGAGCAATCCCTGAAAGCTAAGCTGGAATTGGTCAAGAAGTACAATTTGAAGGGCACTGGCAGCTGGAGCTTGAACCAGGAGACAGCCTCAACATGGAATTATTACGCTCTGTGGGCGGACGGCTTTTACTTTACCGATATGCAGACCCACTGGGCGCAGGCAGATGTGCTGGCCGCGGCGAACCGTGGCTGGATGCTCGGCACAGCTACGGACACGTTCGCGCCTGACGCGGCGCTCACCCGGGCTGAAGCGGCGGTCATTCTGGTCCGCGCGCTGGGCCTGAAGAGCGATGCGTCTACGGCTTCCGCCGCCGCATCGTTCAAGGATGTGCCGGTCACCCATTGGGCCCGGCAGGAGATCGCCATCGCGAAGCAAAGCGGGCTGATCCAGGGGATCAGCGACAGCCGCTTCGCGCCGGATCAACCCATCACGCGGGAAGAGATGGCTGCGCTGCTCTCCCGCGTGGTGAAAACGACTTCGCCGGGGGCCACTTCGTCATCGGCGAAGACCAGCTTCTCCGACGTGCCGGCTTCCAGCTGGTCGTACGACGCGATCACGGCTATGAGCCGTATGGGCGTCGTCGAAGGCTTCCCAAGCGGCACGTTCCGCCCCAAGGCGTCGCTAACGCGCGCCGAGATGGCTGCGCTGCTCGGCCGTGTAGCTCCGCTGCTCGGCAAATAG
- a CDS encoding response regulator transcription factor, translating to MPGKKILIVDDEPEIVELIRLYLVREGYEVISANNGQDVLRIVSEHHPDLIILDILLPGLDGIEVCRQLRKTYTTPIVFLSCKCEDIDIILGLSIGGDDYITKPFSPSQLVARVKAHLRRNTYIDQHRENPQLVRYPGIEIDMASHIVKVNGQPISLSAKEFDLLSLMAKTPNRVYKIEQLFELVWSLESFGDPRTLIVHISNLRKKIEPNPAEPKYIITVRGVGYKFNGSLA from the coding sequence ATGCCCGGAAAAAAAATCTTAATCGTTGATGACGAGCCGGAGATTGTAGAATTAATCCGACTCTACTTGGTTCGCGAAGGCTACGAGGTCATTAGCGCCAATAACGGTCAGGATGTGCTTCGGATTGTCTCTGAGCATCATCCGGATCTTATTATATTAGATATATTGCTGCCCGGACTCGACGGGATAGAGGTTTGCAGGCAGCTGCGTAAGACGTACACGACACCGATTGTGTTCCTTTCCTGCAAATGCGAGGATATCGACATCATTCTCGGACTTAGCATCGGCGGTGACGATTATATAACCAAACCATTCAGTCCTAGCCAGCTGGTAGCCCGTGTCAAAGCTCATCTACGGCGCAACACCTACATCGATCAGCATAGAGAGAACCCACAGCTTGTCCGCTATCCTGGTATAGAGATCGACATGGCCAGCCATATCGTAAAAGTAAACGGACAACCTATCTCCTTATCCGCCAAAGAATTCGACCTGCTCTCCTTAATGGCCAAGACGCCAAATCGCGTTTACAAGATCGAGCAGCTCTTTGAACTGGTATGGAGTCTGGAGAGCTTTGGCGATCCGCGCACATTAATTGTACATATCAGTAACCTTCGTAAAAAAATAGAGCCTAATCCGGCCGAACCCAAATATATCATCACGGTTCGCGGAGTAGGCTATAAATTCAACGGCTCACTGGCTTAA
- a CDS encoding DUF554 domain-containing protein, which produces MVLWGTIVNALAIVAGGLLGSVLPRIPEGIRNTVLQGIGLAISVLGITMALKTDQILTVIISLVVGGIIGEILKIEHRLQRLGDKLQQLLLKKGGTGGRGSISEGFVTATLVFCIGAMAILGPLDSGLKHNHDILYTKALLDGFLSIIFASALGLGVIFSAGPVLVYQGIIALAASLIAMALSDAALHEIILVVTGTGGVIVIGVGLNILEVKKINVGNMLPALVIAALTVPLKPWIVDLFARIVNPM; this is translated from the coding sequence ATGGTTCTATGGGGAACAATCGTGAATGCGCTGGCTATTGTGGCCGGAGGGCTGCTGGGAAGCGTGCTGCCCCGCATACCGGAAGGAATTCGCAATACGGTCCTGCAGGGAATTGGTTTGGCCATCTCTGTGCTGGGCATTACAATGGCGCTGAAGACGGACCAAATTCTAACGGTTATTATCAGTCTTGTCGTGGGAGGAATCATCGGGGAGATATTAAAAATTGAGCATAGACTTCAGCGGCTTGGGGACAAGCTGCAGCAGCTTTTGCTTAAGAAGGGTGGGACGGGAGGCAGGGGCAGCATCTCGGAGGGATTTGTCACCGCCACGCTCGTATTCTGTATAGGAGCAATGGCCATCTTAGGTCCGCTTGACAGCGGCCTGAAGCATAACCACGATATTTTATATACGAAGGCGCTGCTGGATGGCTTCTTGTCCATTATTTTCGCGTCAGCCTTGGGCCTAGGGGTCATCTTTTCGGCGGGGCCTGTATTGGTCTATCAGGGGATAATTGCATTAGCCGCCTCCTTGATTGCCATGGCTCTGAGCGATGCGGCTCTACATGAAATTATACTGGTCGTGACAGGTACAGGGGGAGTCATTGTGATAGGCGTGGGACTTAATATTTTAGAGGTGAAAAAAATCAACGTAGGCAACATGCTGCCAGCGCTGGTCATTGCCGCACTAACTGTCCCCCTGAAACCTTGGATTGTGGACCTTTTTGCTAGAATCGTGAATCCTATGTAA
- a CDS encoding thiamine diphosphokinase produces MSGKRIAIVTGGSLGDWVLKELQPDDLLVGSDRGALFLIENGLRPHISLGDFDSVTLEDKEKIRASSTLFMDCDPVYKDLTDTEMAFEWALSQQPGSIVLLGALGTRFDHSLANIHLLRKAADCGTPCRIIDASNEIRLIRESTVLQKGPYAHVSLLPVSLEVTGITLRGFQYPLEQATLQIGQSLGISNVLLEETGDIQIEAGYLLVIQSKD; encoded by the coding sequence ATGTCAGGCAAACGAATAGCCATCGTAACAGGCGGATCGCTAGGGGACTGGGTTCTGAAGGAATTACAACCGGACGACCTCTTGGTCGGCTCCGACAGGGGCGCTTTATTTCTAATCGAAAATGGGCTCCGGCCGCATATCTCACTCGGGGATTTCGACTCGGTCACTCTGGAGGATAAGGAAAAGATCCGCGCCTCCAGCACGCTCTTTATGGATTGCGATCCGGTGTACAAGGATTTGACCGACACGGAGATGGCCTTTGAATGGGCACTGTCGCAGCAGCCCGGCAGCATTGTCCTTCTCGGTGCGTTAGGCACCCGGTTTGATCACTCTTTAGCCAATATCCACCTGCTTCGAAAAGCCGCCGACTGCGGCACCCCGTGCCGCATTATCGATGCCTCTAACGAAATCCGGCTGATCCGAGAATCGACCGTACTGCAAAAAGGGCCGTATGCGCATGTCTCCCTACTCCCTGTCAGCCTGGAAGTAACCGGCATCACCCTTCGCGGCTTCCAATATCCGCTTGAGCAGGCTACGCTGCAAATCGGCCAATCACTTGGAATTAGCAATGTACTTCTCGAGGAGACCGGAGATATTCAAATCGAAGCTGGCTATTTGCTTGTGATTCAGAGCAAGGATTGA
- a CDS encoding HAD-IA family hydrolase, protein MAKLQLVLDMGGVLITNLTPGMWEELAAGSHVTYAELRERYKQDLKHMLWTGELTLEQFWSWISQQCTAVDTAQMDGLVQKHLLKLPAWEHLEGWSERAELHILSNHRQEWIGPILAPIHELLSSITISSQSGCCKPYPDIYAAAASKLQTSAPVLFVDDQEKNLREAAKLGWMTLLADEAGEWIRRVDALLADEVGE, encoded by the coding sequence ATGGCGAAGCTTCAATTGGTACTCGATATGGGAGGTGTGCTGATTACGAATTTGACACCGGGTATGTGGGAGGAGCTGGCCGCGGGCTCCCATGTAACGTATGCGGAGCTGCGTGAGCGATATAAGCAGGATTTGAAGCATATGCTGTGGACAGGCGAGCTGACCCTGGAACAGTTCTGGAGCTGGATCTCGCAGCAGTGCACAGCGGTTGACACGGCACAGATGGACGGCCTGGTGCAGAAGCATCTGCTTAAGCTGCCGGCCTGGGAGCATCTTGAGGGATGGAGCGAGCGGGCGGAGCTTCATATTCTCAGCAATCACCGACAGGAATGGATTGGCCCGATATTAGCTCCTATTCACGAACTGTTGAGCAGCATCACCATCTCCAGCCAGAGCGGCTGCTGCAAGCCGTATCCGGACATTTACGCGGCTGCAGCCTCCAAGCTCCAGACAAGTGCTCCGGTTCTCTTCGTCGATGACCAAGAGAAGAACCTGCGGGAAGCGGCCAAGCTGGGCTGGATGACGCTGCTTGCTGATGAAGCCGGGGAGTGGATCCGCCGTGTGGACGCCCTGCTCGCTGATGAAGTTGGGGAGTGA
- a CDS encoding PilZ domain-containing protein encodes MLKIIGIRNEATESNYTKIVIKDISTGGIRIHTPLRFPVNMNLLLEFTFQLFSQDFKILGTITRKNTIGPSLFEYGIQFHVADITKEHLLTSSLTLLSARLRKANYLASCSFCTEDDLASIYNQSEANRA; translated from the coding sequence ATGCTGAAAATCATTGGTATCCGAAACGAAGCGACCGAAAGCAACTATACCAAAATTGTGATTAAAGATATCAGCACCGGTGGAATCCGGATTCACACTCCTCTGCGGTTTCCGGTGAATATGAACCTGCTGCTCGAATTTACGTTCCAGTTGTTTAGCCAGGACTTTAAAATTCTCGGCACCATTACCAGAAAGAACACGATCGGACCTTCCTTATTTGAATACGGCATCCAGTTCCATGTGGCCGATATTACGAAGGAGCATCTTCTCACCAGTTCGTTGACGCTGCTTAGCGCACGCTTAAGAAAAGCGAATTATCTGGCCAGCTGCAGCTTCTGTACCGAAGATGACCTGGCAAGTATTTATAACCAAAGCGAAGCAAACCGCGCCTAA
- the araD gene encoding L-ribulose-5-phosphate 4-epimerase: protein MLESLKQAVLEANLDLPKYGLVTFTWGNVSGIDREQGLVVIKPSGVPYEELKAEDLVVVDLEGNKVEGSMKPSSDTPTHLALYRAFPSIGGIVHTHSPWATSWAQAGRGISALGTTHADYFYGEVPCTRLMTEAEIQGAYELETGNVIIETFEGKDPMMVPGVLVNCHAPFSWGKDAHNAVHNAVVLEEVAKIAYHTYQLNPSIQPMDQTLLDRHFLRKHGANAYYGQK from the coding sequence TTGCTGGAGAGTTTGAAGCAAGCTGTACTAGAGGCTAACCTTGATTTGCCGAAGTATGGGTTAGTTACGTTTACTTGGGGGAACGTCAGCGGAATCGATCGTGAGCAAGGTCTAGTAGTCATTAAGCCAAGCGGCGTGCCGTATGAGGAGCTGAAGGCAGAGGACCTGGTCGTGGTGGACCTGGAAGGCAATAAGGTCGAAGGCTCCATGAAGCCTTCATCCGACACGCCGACCCATCTGGCGCTGTACCGGGCGTTCCCGTCCATCGGCGGTATCGTGCATACGCATTCGCCATGGGCAACCAGCTGGGCGCAGGCGGGTCGCGGTATCTCTGCACTGGGCACGACGCACGCGGATTATTTTTACGGCGAGGTTCCCTGCACGCGTCTCATGACGGAGGCGGAGATTCAAGGAGCTTACGAGCTGGAGACCGGCAATGTGATTATTGAGACGTTTGAAGGCAAAGACCCGATGATGGTGCCAGGCGTCTTGGTTAACTGCCACGCGCCGTTCAGCTGGGGAAAAGACGCACACAACGCCGTTCACAATGCGGTAGTGCTGGAGGAGGTCGCGAAGATCGCCTACCATACCTATCAATTGAATCCTTCCATCCAGCCAATGGATCAGACTCTGCTCGACCGTCACTTCTTGAGAAAGCACGGAGCCAACGCTTACTACGGCCAAAAATAA
- a CDS encoding response regulator, with amino-acid sequence MAKVMIVDDAAFMRAMLKGIITEMGFEVVAEAGNGQEAVKNFQQYHPDLVTMDITMPDMDGVAAVRSIMQINDKAKIIMCSAMGQQKMVLDAIQAGAKDFIVKPFDRVRVSESILKVLSK; translated from the coding sequence ATGGCGAAAGTGATGATTGTAGACGATGCGGCTTTTATGAGAGCCATGCTGAAAGGTATCATTACCGAGATGGGCTTTGAGGTTGTGGCGGAAGCTGGGAACGGACAGGAAGCGGTAAAGAACTTCCAACAGTATCACCCTGATCTGGTGACGATGGACATCACGATGCCGGATATGGACGGAGTCGCTGCGGTACGTTCCATCATGCAAATCAATGATAAGGCCAAAATCATCATGTGCTCAGCCATGGGTCAACAAAAAATGGTTTTGGATGCCATTCAAGCGGGAGCTAAGGATTTTATCGTGAAGCCCTTTGACCGGGTACGGGTGAGCGAATCTATCCTCAAGGTGCTAAGCAAATAG